One Deltaproteobacteria bacterium genomic region harbors:
- the bioB gene encoding biotin synthase BioB produces the protein MNNVEPRYADLAEKSLAGELLSPAEMKSVIHGADERLPELLDAAFRVRHHYYGKRVQIHVLMNAKSGLCPEDCGYCSQSSVSEAEIDKYPFLAKEELVEAALRAKEVGAMRFCLVNSGRGPTLKETERMADAVAEIKSRVPINICACMGLLTESKARILKDAGVERVNHNLNTSSRYHPEVVTTHTYEDRVATLESVKAAGLSTCCGGIVGLGEQDDDVLDLAVSLRELDVDSIPVNFLHAIPGTPMAGRSNLTPQYCLKVLCLFRFVNPSKEIRVAGGREVNLRSLQPLSLYPANSIFVNGYLTTSGQDASDAHRMIADLGFEIDTSAREEVPAQQSFA, from the coding sequence ATGAACAACGTGGAACCGAGGTACGCGGATCTCGCGGAAAAGTCGCTCGCCGGAGAACTTCTGTCCCCGGCTGAAATGAAGTCCGTCATTCACGGCGCCGACGAAAGGTTGCCGGAATTGCTCGACGCCGCCTTCCGCGTCCGCCACCACTACTACGGCAAACGGGTGCAGATCCACGTGCTCATGAACGCCAAGAGCGGTCTGTGCCCCGAGGATTGCGGCTACTGTTCGCAGTCGTCGGTTTCCGAGGCCGAGATCGACAAGTACCCGTTTCTCGCCAAGGAGGAATTGGTGGAAGCCGCGTTGCGGGCCAAGGAAGTGGGCGCCATGCGCTTCTGCCTGGTCAACAGCGGTCGCGGCCCCACGCTCAAGGAAACCGAGCGGATGGCCGACGCCGTGGCCGAGATCAAGAGCCGCGTCCCCATCAACATCTGCGCGTGCATGGGGCTGCTGACCGAGTCCAAGGCGCGCATCCTCAAGGACGCCGGGGTCGAGCGGGTCAACCACAACCTCAACACCAGCAGCCGCTACCACCCCGAGGTGGTCACGACGCATACCTACGAGGACCGGGTGGCGACGCTGGAAAGCGTCAAGGCCGCGGGGCTGTCCACTTGCTGCGGCGGCATCGTCGGACTCGGCGAGCAGGACGACGACGTCCTCGACCTGGCCGTGTCGCTACGGGAGCTGGATGTGGATTCCATCCCGGTCAACTTCCTGCACGCCATCCCCGGGACCCCCATGGCCGGGCGTTCCAATCTGACGCCCCAGTACTGCCTCAAGGTCCTGTGCCTGTTCCGCTTCGTCAACCCGAGCAAGGAGATCCGCGTGGCCGGAGGGCGGGAAGTCAACCTGCGCTCGCTGCAGCCGCTGAGCCTGTACCCGGCCAACTCCATCTTCGTCAACGGCTACCTGACCACCTCGGGCCAGGACGCCTCCGACGCCCATCGGATGATCGCGGACCTGGGTTTCGAGATCGACACGTCGGCGCGGGAAGAGGTTCCGGCCCAACAGAGCTTCGCGTAA
- the pgeF gene encoding peptidoglycan editing factor PgeF, giving the protein MDLTVYRVPAWAAEPGLRHGFAGRNGGNSAGAYASLNVSFNVGDDPRAVKDNYCAMKGAVGMVGTRMVTMRQRHGDTVLDVAEPCKEAGEGDAMVTDAPGVFLGVLTADCVPIVCWAHTSERRLAAVIHAGWRGTLAGVAPKTVRHIESRYGTPAHDLACALGPAIGPCCYEIGADVADPLVRQWGERAEAALQSRDGGTYLDLRRLNAALLAASGVPEERIHSSGPCTACNPAEFFSHRRESKGGAGVTGRQAGFIGWSTGG; this is encoded by the coding sequence GTGGACTTGACGGTTTATCGCGTCCCCGCGTGGGCGGCCGAGCCCGGACTGAGACACGGCTTCGCGGGCCGGAACGGGGGCAACAGCGCGGGCGCGTACGCCAGCCTCAACGTCTCCTTTAACGTCGGCGACGACCCCCGGGCGGTGAAGGACAACTATTGCGCCATGAAGGGCGCCGTGGGCATGGTCGGGACCCGGATGGTCACCATGCGGCAACGGCACGGCGACACGGTCCTCGACGTCGCCGAGCCATGCAAGGAGGCTGGCGAGGGGGACGCCATGGTGACGGACGCGCCGGGCGTTTTCCTGGGAGTGCTCACCGCCGACTGCGTTCCCATCGTCTGTTGGGCACACACGTCGGAGCGCCGGCTGGCGGCGGTCATCCACGCGGGCTGGCGCGGCACCCTTGCCGGGGTGGCGCCGAAGACCGTGCGGCACATCGAGAGCCGCTACGGCACGCCGGCTCACGACCTGGCGTGCGCCCTGGGACCGGCCATCGGACCGTGTTGCTACGAGATCGGCGCGGACGTGGCCGACCCGCTGGTGCGGCAGTGGGGGGAGCGGGCGGAGGCGGCGCTTCAGTCCCGAGACGGCGGCACCTACCTCGACCTGAGACGGCTGAACGCCGCGTTGCTGGCGGCGAGCGGCGTCCCCGAGGAGCGCATCCACTCGAGCGGCCCCTGTACCGCGTGCAACCCGGCGGAGTTCTTCTCCCACCGGCGGGAATCGAAGGGGGGCGCGGGGGTTACCGGGCGGCAGGCCGGCTTCATCGGATGGTCGACTGGGGGTTGA
- the lsrF gene encoding 3-hydroxy-5-phosphonooxypentane-2,4-dione thiolase yields MHWGMENRMARIIQPNDGRCVMLAVDHGYFLGPTSGLEQPRETIEPLLPHADAIMLTRGVLRTAVDANMQGPVVLRVSGGTSILKELSNEDITVSIEDAIRLNVSAMALSIFVGSEFEKETLVSLAKLVDEGERYGIPVLAVTAVGTNMARDERYLSLSCRIAAELGAHIVKTYYCEGFENLVNSCPIPVIVAGGKKTPEMEALELTKNAVDHGAVGVDMGRNIFQSDSPAGMIQAVRAIVHGGASVEEAYGIYESSRPSSERAAG; encoded by the coding sequence ATGCACTGGGGTATGGAGAACAGAATGGCGCGCATCATCCAGCCGAATGATGGACGTTGCGTGATGTTGGCCGTGGACCACGGCTACTTTCTCGGCCCGACGAGCGGGCTGGAGCAGCCACGCGAGACCATCGAGCCGCTACTGCCCCACGCGGACGCCATCATGCTCACCCGCGGCGTGCTGCGGACCGCCGTGGATGCCAACATGCAGGGGCCGGTGGTGCTGCGGGTGTCCGGCGGCACCAGCATCCTGAAGGAACTGTCCAACGAGGACATCACCGTTTCCATCGAGGACGCCATCCGCCTCAACGTGTCGGCCATGGCGCTGTCGATCTTCGTGGGCTCGGAGTTCGAGAAGGAGACACTGGTGAGCCTCGCCAAGCTGGTGGACGAGGGCGAGAGGTACGGCATCCCCGTGCTCGCCGTCACCGCGGTGGGCACGAACATGGCCCGGGACGAGCGCTATCTGAGTCTTTCGTGCCGCATCGCCGCCGAGCTGGGCGCCCACATCGTCAAGACCTACTACTGCGAGGGGTTCGAGAACCTGGTCAACAGTTGCCCGATTCCGGTGATCGTGGCCGGCGGCAAGAAGACCCCGGAGATGGAAGCCCTGGAGCTCACCAAGAACGCCGTGGACCACGGCGCGGTGGGCGTCGACATGGGCCGCAACATCTTCCAGTCCGACAGCCCGGCGGGGATGATCCAGGCGGTGCGGGCCATCGTCCACGGCGGCGCCTCGGTCGAGGAAGCCTACGGCATCTACGAGTCGTCGCGGCCGTCGTCGGAACGCGCGGCCGGCTAG
- a CDS encoding glycerophosphodiester phosphodiesterase, which translates to MTEPHSHAFFSGPVPRIAGHRGAAGTMPENTLPSFRRGLEEGATFLEMDVHATADGEIVIIHDATVERTTDAAGPVREMSVEELQRLDAGYRFSADGGATYPFRGQGIRVPTLREFFAEFPQAAATVEIKELSPLAMNTLFDVIEEFGKARQVLVAAEDDATMRSARAVIHERGLPVATGFSTGEIRALMTALWSGQAAPSEVPGRALQIPRRHEGIDLVTPASLAAAHALGVEVHVWTVNDTDEMTELLALGVDGIITDFPGRLRRVIESS; encoded by the coding sequence ATGACGGAACCTCATTCGCACGCATTTTTCTCGGGGCCGGTGCCGCGCATCGCGGGGCACCGGGGCGCCGCCGGCACCATGCCGGAAAACACCCTGCCGTCGTTCCGTCGCGGCCTTGAGGAAGGCGCGACCTTTCTCGAAATGGACGTCCACGCGACCGCTGACGGTGAGATCGTGATCATCCACGATGCGACCGTCGAGCGCACCACCGATGCCGCTGGCCCGGTACGGGAAATGAGCGTGGAGGAGTTGCAGCGGCTCGACGCCGGGTACCGCTTCAGCGCCGATGGCGGCGCGACGTATCCCTTCCGCGGGCAGGGAATCCGAGTCCCCACCCTGCGGGAGTTCTTCGCGGAGTTTCCCCAGGCCGCGGCCACGGTGGAGATCAAGGAATTGTCGCCGCTCGCCATGAATACGTTGTTCGATGTGATCGAGGAGTTCGGCAAGGCGCGACAGGTCCTGGTGGCGGCAGAGGACGATGCCACGATGCGCTCCGCCCGGGCGGTCATCCACGAGCGCGGGCTACCCGTCGCCACGGGCTTCTCCACCGGCGAGATACGCGCCCTCATGACCGCGCTGTGGTCGGGTCAAGCGGCACCGTCCGAAGTCCCCGGCCGGGCGCTCCAGATACCGCGCCGCCACGAGGGCATCGATCTCGTCACGCCCGCGTCCTTGGCCGCCGCCCACGCCCTGGGCGTCGAGGTGCACGTCTGGACCGTCAACGACACCGACGAGATGACCGAGCTCCTGGCCCTCGGGGTCGACGGCATCATCACGGACTTCCCGGGCCGCCTGCGCCGCGTGATCGAATCCTCATAA
- a CDS encoding alpha/beta hydrolase: MTWVSETMEVDGVKLGVRRRGEGAPVVILYGDQPETPVPLFDDALAGRFQAVVPSLPGVNRSELPDWADTMEDLAFLGLDLLEGLDAGPVDVIAHGFGGWVAAEMAVRAHQQIRRLALVDSVGIKVSSPTVRDVQDVYVYTVQEVAELAWHDPAAAKALRWPGMEGVEGDELLTLLRNRQSVLKFAWRPFMYNPKLMRRLARIRVPAHLFWGESDRVVTPDYGRALQQAIPGAGLTAIPKAGHYPQWEQPKALARAVTEFLESE, translated from the coding sequence ATGACGTGGGTTTCCGAGACCATGGAGGTGGATGGCGTCAAGCTGGGCGTGCGCCGCCGCGGGGAGGGCGCCCCGGTGGTGATCCTCTACGGCGACCAGCCCGAAACGCCGGTCCCGCTCTTCGACGACGCGCTGGCCGGGCGTTTCCAGGCGGTGGTGCCGTCCCTGCCCGGGGTGAACCGGTCGGAACTGCCCGACTGGGCGGACACCATGGAAGACCTGGCCTTCCTGGGGCTCGACCTGCTCGAAGGTCTGGACGCGGGGCCGGTGGACGTCATCGCCCACGGCTTCGGCGGCTGGGTGGCGGCCGAGATGGCGGTGCGCGCGCACCAGCAGATCCGGCGTCTGGCGTTGGTCGATTCGGTCGGCATCAAGGTTTCGTCTCCCACCGTGCGCGACGTGCAGGACGTCTACGTCTACACGGTCCAGGAGGTCGCGGAGCTGGCGTGGCACGACCCGGCGGCCGCCAAGGCGCTCCGGTGGCCCGGCATGGAAGGCGTGGAGGGCGATGAGCTGCTCACCCTGCTGCGCAACCGCCAGTCGGTGCTGAAGTTTGCCTGGCGTCCCTTCATGTACAACCCCAAGCTCATGCGGCGGCTGGCCCGGATACGGGTTCCCGCCCACCTGTTCTGGGGCGAGAGCGACCGGGTGGTAACCCCGGACTACGGCCGCGCGCTCCAGCAGGCCATTCCCGGCGCCGGCCTCACCGCGATACCCAAAGCCGGCCACTACCCGCAGTGGGAGCAGCCCAAGGCCCTGGCCCGGGCGGTTACGGAGTTTCTGGAGAGTGAGTAG
- a CDS encoding RusA family crossover junction endodeoxyribonuclease: protein MSQQARNVERRRQWTRNVRSGAATRWGVDSPFVGPVMVTVTHFFDRGAPDVDNIPKLILDALKGLVYSDDSQVTDMLCRKRNLNAILRVQSSSLVLNEALAQGRAFLHVVVDNAPIQEVIS, encoded by the coding sequence GTGTCTCAACAAGCCCGCAATGTTGAGCGCCGAAGGCAGTGGACCCGGAACGTCAGGAGCGGGGCGGCAACGCGTTGGGGTGTGGATTCACCGTTTGTAGGGCCGGTCATGGTGACCGTGACTCACTTCTTCGACCGAGGGGCTCCGGATGTCGACAATATCCCCAAGCTGATTCTGGACGCCTTGAAGGGACTGGTTTATTCTGATGACTCCCAGGTAACGGATATGCTCTGTCGTAAGAGAAACCTGAATGCCATTTTGCGAGTTCAAAGTTCATCACTTGTTTTGAATGAGGCGCTTGCCCAAGGCAGAGCATTCCTCCACGTCGTTGTGGACAATGCGCCGATTCAGGAGGTGATTTCCTGA
- the rpoZ gene encoding DNA-directed RNA polymerase subunit omega, whose translation MARITVEDCLNEVTNRFKLVMLGSQRTKQLLKGAKPLVDSDNREIVVALREIAAGKVRQAPVESTELE comes from the coding sequence GTGGCAAGAATTACCGTCGAAGACTGCCTCAACGAGGTTACCAACCGCTTCAAGCTCGTCATGCTCGGTTCCCAACGCACCAAGCAGCTCCTCAAGGGCGCCAAGCCCCTGGTGGACTCCGACAACCGCGAGATCGTCGTGGCCCTGCGCGAGATAGCCGCCGGCAAGGTGCGGCAAGCGCCGGTTGAATCGACGGAGCTCGAATAA
- a CDS encoding arylmalonate decarboxylase, translated as MSDALGWRRKFAVIAPSTNTSVQPEFDDMRPEGVTNHFARIWIPDDPIHDDADFEQLMRNIRAEVDNAIDRVMTCRPDYLIMGMSSETFWDGAEGSRRLLANVEDRSGVRVAMGSYACEAALEAYGGIRRLGVITPYMPVGDSQVVRFFTDCGYEVARLKGLKCESPVLIAHVQADTLEAAIQEVDGDDVDAVVQVGTNLAMARIAAEAEQRLGKPVIAINTAIYWYAMRQNGLSDKVEGFGSLLSRF; from the coding sequence ATGAGTGACGCCCTGGGTTGGCGGCGCAAGTTCGCCGTCATCGCCCCTTCCACCAATACTTCCGTGCAGCCCGAGTTCGACGACATGCGACCGGAGGGTGTGACCAACCACTTCGCCCGCATCTGGATCCCCGACGATCCCATCCACGACGACGCGGACTTCGAGCAGTTGATGCGGAACATCCGCGCGGAGGTGGACAACGCCATCGACCGCGTCATGACATGCCGGCCCGACTACCTGATCATGGGTATGTCGTCCGAGACGTTCTGGGACGGCGCCGAGGGCAGCCGGCGCCTGCTGGCGAACGTGGAGGACCGGTCGGGGGTCCGCGTGGCCATGGGCTCCTACGCGTGCGAGGCGGCGTTGGAGGCCTACGGCGGCATTCGCCGCCTGGGGGTGATCACGCCCTACATGCCCGTGGGCGACTCCCAGGTGGTGCGCTTCTTCACCGACTGCGGCTACGAGGTGGCGCGCCTCAAGGGGCTCAAATGCGAGAGCCCGGTGCTGATCGCCCACGTACAGGCGGACACGCTGGAGGCGGCCATCCAGGAAGTGGACGGCGACGACGTGGACGCGGTGGTCCAGGTGGGCACCAACCTGGCCATGGCGCGTATCGCGGCGGAGGCGGAACAACGGCTGGGCAAGCCGGTCATCGCCATCAACACGGCCATCTACTGGTACGCGATGCGCCAGAACGGTCTGTCGGACAAGGTCGAGGGCTTCGGCAGCCTGCTGTCGCGGTTTTGA
- a CDS encoding alcohol dehydrogenase catalytic domain-containing protein, which produces MRVAMYYSNDDVRLEELPVPKAGPGELLMRVEASGICGTDVLEWYRRQQAPRVLGHEVTGEVAEVGAGVTGFAPGDRIVTTHHVPCNDCHHCRSGHASVCQLMRETHFDPGGFAEYLRLPKVNVDCGTFLLPDSLSFEAGSFVEPLGCVVRAQDHARAPLQENVLVIGTGIAGLLHVQVARSRGVKALAATDINEERLRLARSLGAHHTFHATDDVPARVREACDGRLADLVIVCTGAAPAIRQAFQSVERGGKLLFFASTPAGHEVPMPLYEMWRDEVGLVTSYGASPQDLKDAVDLLAGGKVRVDELVTHRLSLAETERGFQLVANAQDSLKVIIEPQRA; this is translated from the coding sequence ATGCGCGTCGCCATGTACTACAGCAACGATGACGTTCGGCTGGAGGAACTGCCGGTTCCCAAGGCCGGGCCGGGCGAGTTGCTGATGCGGGTGGAGGCCAGCGGCATCTGCGGCACCGACGTGCTCGAGTGGTACCGCCGCCAGCAGGCGCCCAGGGTGCTCGGCCACGAGGTCACCGGCGAGGTGGCCGAGGTGGGCGCCGGGGTCACCGGATTCGCACCCGGCGACCGCATCGTCACCACCCACCACGTTCCCTGCAACGACTGCCACCACTGCCGCTCCGGACACGCCTCAGTGTGTCAGCTCATGCGCGAGACCCACTTCGATCCCGGCGGCTTCGCCGAGTACCTGCGGCTGCCCAAGGTCAACGTGGATTGCGGAACCTTCCTGCTTCCGGACTCGCTTTCCTTCGAAGCGGGCTCCTTTGTCGAGCCGCTGGGCTGCGTCGTGCGGGCCCAAGACCACGCCCGCGCGCCGTTGCAGGAAAACGTGCTGGTCATCGGCACCGGCATCGCCGGGCTGCTGCACGTCCAGGTGGCCCGGAGCCGCGGGGTCAAGGCCCTGGCCGCCACCGACATCAACGAGGAACGCCTGCGCCTGGCCCGCTCCCTAGGCGCCCACCACACCTTCCACGCCACCGACGACGTGCCGGCGCGCGTGCGCGAAGCCTGCGACGGCCGGCTGGCGGATCTCGTGATCGTCTGCACCGGCGCCGCCCCGGCGATCCGGCAAGCGTTCCAGAGCGTCGAGCGCGGCGGCAAGCTGCTCTTCTTCGCCTCCACTCCAGCCGGGCACGAAGTGCCCATGCCGCTATACGAGATGTGGCGCGACGAGGTCGGCCTCGTCACTTCCTATGGCGCGAGTCCGCAGGATTTGAAGGATGCCGTGGATCTGTTGGCGGGTGGAAAGGTGCGCGTGGACGAGCTTGTCACCCACCGCCTGTCCCTTGCAGAGACGGAGAGGGGCTTTCAGCTCGTGGCCAACGCACAGGATTCGCTCAAGGTCATCATCGAGCCGCAGCGAGCCTGA
- a CDS encoding alpha/beta hydrolase produces the protein MIDLPPGVSSHFVEVGQIRTHYLEAGVGRGPTVVLIHSGEFGGRAEFSWRYNIAQLGEHFHVYAPDLAGFGRTDLVYNFSDAVGFRLKHVDGFLRTMCLGPVHLMGNSFGGGFCLQMATDPRFDVASVIAVSGGGKAPDNDERKILTAYTGEREQMRDILRVCFYNERWWADEVVEERWQASLEPGVWEACAAARLAPSGQPRGFRPVRPDYGKIRCPVLIVAGDKDPLRFPTYATDLQAEIPGSEVKVFENSRHCSHAEHPEEFNALAIDFIKRHAEEAQGHAEEAQGS, from the coding sequence ATGATCGACCTCCCCCCTGGCGTAAGCAGCCACTTCGTCGAAGTGGGCCAGATACGTACCCATTACCTCGAAGCGGGCGTCGGCCGCGGCCCCACCGTCGTGCTGATCCACAGCGGCGAGTTCGGCGGCCGGGCCGAGTTCAGTTGGCGTTACAACATCGCCCAGCTCGGCGAGCACTTCCACGTCTACGCCCCCGACCTGGCCGGCTTCGGCCGCACCGACCTGGTGTACAACTTCAGCGACGCCGTGGGTTTCCGACTCAAGCACGTCGACGGCTTCCTCCGGACCATGTGCCTCGGCCCCGTGCACCTCATGGGCAACTCCTTCGGCGGCGGGTTCTGCCTCCAGATGGCGACGGACCCGCGCTTCGACGTGGCCTCGGTGATCGCCGTGAGCGGCGGCGGCAAGGCCCCCGACAACGACGAACGCAAGATACTCACCGCTTACACCGGCGAGCGGGAGCAGATGCGCGACATCCTGCGCGTGTGCTTCTACAACGAGCGCTGGTGGGCCGACGAGGTGGTGGAGGAGCGCTGGCAGGCCAGTCTGGAACCGGGCGTGTGGGAGGCGTGCGCCGCCGCCCGCCTCGCGCCCTCGGGACAGCCTCGCGGCTTCCGTCCCGTGCGGCCCGACTACGGCAAGATCCGCTGTCCGGTGCTGATCGTGGCCGGCGACAAGGACCCGCTGCGTTTTCCCACCTACGCCACCGACCTGCAGGCCGAGATACCCGGTTCCGAAGTGAAGGTTTTCGAAAACTCGCGGCACTGCTCCCACGCGGAGCACCCCGAGGAGTTCAACGCATTGGCCATCGATTTCATCAAGCGGCACGCGGAAGAGGCGCAGGGTCACGCGGAGGAGGCGCAGGGTTCATGA
- a CDS encoding NUDIX domain-containing protein produces the protein MAIPERYNTGYNVGVGGAVVRDGRLLFVRRASRRGHGNWQVPGGFIEPDETIEDAVVREVAEEAGVEAEVEGVLGVRSRYDAESGNSLYVVLLLRGLTAEPTPDGREVDRAVYLSLDEIRALDPLPQTNWEVARSALVPEPRLLMPKTVANQRGAIFQLFIG, from the coding sequence ATGGCCATACCGGAACGCTACAACACGGGCTACAATGTCGGCGTGGGTGGGGCGGTGGTGCGGGACGGACGCCTGCTCTTCGTGCGCCGCGCGTCGCGCCGCGGGCACGGCAACTGGCAGGTCCCCGGCGGTTTCATCGAGCCGGACGAGACCATCGAGGACGCGGTGGTGCGCGAGGTGGCCGAGGAGGCCGGGGTCGAGGCGGAGGTCGAGGGAGTGCTGGGTGTCCGCAGCCGCTACGACGCCGAGTCCGGCAACAGCCTCTACGTCGTGCTGCTGCTCCGGGGCCTGACCGCCGAGCCCACGCCGGACGGGCGGGAAGTGGACCGGGCCGTCTACCTTTCGCTGGACGAGATCCGCGCGCTGGACCCGTTGCCGCAGACCAACTGGGAGGTGGCCCGGAGCGCGCTGGTGCCCGAGCCGCGGCTCCTGATGCCCAAGACGGTGGCGAACCAGCGGGGCGCGATCTTCCAGCTCTTCATCGGTTAG
- a CDS encoding LLM class flavin-dependent oxidoreductase codes for MLAYHFTEMPYPFLPDDAEETYGAMRVTLPSRYCDPKIAHDLYNRYLDEYEYADELGLEIMLNEHHATATCMAANVSITAGTLVRRTKRAKILVLGFPLAHRSPIQVAEDAAMIDVISGGRLIAGFVRGVGTEIHPANTNPSDTRERMQEAHDLIIKAWKTQDVFNWEGKHYHYRYVNPWPRPYQQPHPPIWITGSQPAAVPWVADHHYTLATVLTSYEQTEALFTAYRKRCEEMNYPEPGTDRFAYCALTFTGETDKKAEEGGRKLLWYLNKRRPVGFFAPPGFVPPQGLTRFFDPKGMARYNRTYEDLIDQGVIIAGTPKKVIEKVRYLYDRCGVGHLLMMNQAGFMTHEETKRSMELFATEVYPELKTWQ; via the coding sequence ATGCTGGCCTACCATTTCACCGAGATGCCTTATCCCTTCCTCCCCGATGATGCGGAGGAAACCTACGGGGCCATGCGCGTGACCCTGCCCAGCCGCTACTGCGATCCAAAGATCGCCCACGATCTCTACAACCGCTACCTCGACGAGTACGAGTACGCCGACGAGCTGGGCCTGGAGATCATGCTCAACGAGCATCACGCCACGGCCACTTGCATGGCGGCCAACGTCTCCATCACCGCCGGCACCCTGGTGCGCCGCACCAAGCGCGCCAAGATCCTGGTGCTGGGCTTCCCGCTGGCACACCGGAGCCCCATCCAGGTGGCCGAGGACGCCGCCATGATCGACGTCATTTCCGGCGGCCGGCTCATCGCCGGTTTCGTCCGCGGCGTGGGCACCGAGATCCATCCCGCCAACACCAACCCCTCCGACACCCGGGAACGCATGCAGGAGGCCCACGACCTCATCATCAAGGCATGGAAGACCCAGGACGTGTTCAACTGGGAGGGCAAGCACTACCACTACCGCTACGTCAACCCGTGGCCGCGCCCCTACCAGCAGCCCCATCCCCCCATCTGGATCACCGGCAGCCAGCCGGCGGCCGTGCCCTGGGTGGCCGACCACCACTACACCCTGGCCACCGTGCTCACCTCCTACGAGCAGACCGAAGCCCTCTTCACCGCCTACCGCAAGCGCTGCGAGGAGATGAACTACCCTGAGCCCGGCACCGACAGGTTCGCCTATTGCGCCCTGACTTTCACCGGCGAGACCGACAAGAAAGCGGAAGAGGGCGGCCGCAAGCTCCTCTGGTACCTCAACAAGCGCCGCCCCGTGGGCTTCTTCGCTCCGCCCGGGTTCGTGCCCCCCCAGGGCCTCACCCGTTTCTTCGACCCCAAGGGCATGGCCCGCTACAACCGCACCTACGAAGACCTCATCGACCAGGGCGTCATCATCGCCGGCACCCCCAAGAAGGTCATCGAAAAGGTCAGGTACCTCTACGACCGCTGCGGCGTGGGGCACCTGCTCATGATGAACCAGGCCGGGTTCATGACCCACGAGGAGACGAAGCGGAGCATGGAGCTGTTCGCGACGGAGGTTTATCCGGAGTTGAAGACGTGGCAGTGA
- a CDS encoding HEAT repeat domain-containing protein, translating into MPEPTLDPRMAPLLAALEQTDKGVVRRAVEELVALAAEEPGVAEALDRRLSAAPRWPVAYALGQVARPSTLCLDVLAHGLGSGDQDLRWATQLLLTDLGKRYPEVEARLQSLLRDGSPTQRRMTVYCLRDVHEGRDAGAADIGLASAFLEAMRDPEPLVRVAVVTSLAKATEVNAETLDALTRAAKDDPDARVRNAAAFAVKKLAGVRTKTP; encoded by the coding sequence ATGCCGGAACCGACACTGGACCCGCGCATGGCGCCCCTGCTCGCCGCGCTGGAGCAAACCGACAAGGGGGTGGTGCGCCGCGCCGTGGAGGAGTTGGTGGCCCTGGCGGCCGAGGAGCCGGGGGTTGCCGAGGCCCTCGACCGGCGCTTGAGCGCCGCTCCGCGTTGGCCCGTCGCCTACGCCCTGGGGCAGGTGGCGCGCCCCTCCACGCTCTGCCTCGACGTGCTCGCCCACGGTCTCGGAAGCGGCGATCAGGACCTGCGCTGGGCCACGCAACTCCTGCTCACCGACCTCGGCAAACGCTACCCGGAGGTGGAAGCGCGCCTTCAATCTCTTCTGCGCGACGGCTCGCCCACCCAGCGGCGCATGACCGTGTACTGCCTGCGGGACGTCCACGAGGGCCGGGACGCCGGCGCGGCGGACATCGGTCTCGCGTCCGCCTTCCTGGAAGCCATGCGCGACCCCGAGCCCCTGGTCCGCGTGGCGGTGGTAACCAGCCTCGCCAAGGCGACGGAGGTGAACGCGGAAACCCTGGATGCGCTCACCCGCGCCGCGAAGGACGATCCCGACGCCCGAGTGCGCAACGCCGCCGCCTTCGCCGTCAAGAAGCTCGCGGGCGTCCGGACAAAGACGCCATAA